Proteins encoded by one window of Glycine soja cultivar W05 chromosome 15, ASM419377v2, whole genome shotgun sequence:
- the LOC114385698 gene encoding allantoinase-like isoform X2: MEHFVWRVLPLLTILISLVVFFYLQDSYRAHLHPLVKFPRNKCSLLPHRHFWITSKRIVTPQGIISGSVEINEGKIISVIEGYSKQGKSKQEKIIDYGDAVVMPGLIDVHVHLDEPGRTAWEGFDTGTRAASAGGVTTVVDMPLNNHPTTVSKETLKLKLEAAENKIYVDVGFWGGLIPENAHNTSILEGLLSAGVLGLKSFMCSSGISDFPLTTIHHIKEGLSVLAKYRRPLLVHSEIQQHSKKHLELNDKGGPRAYLTYLHTRPPSWEEAAIKELVGVTKDTRKGGPLEGAHVHIVHLSDSSASLDLIKEAKSRGDSISVETCPHYLAFSSEEIPNGDTRFKCSPPIRDAYNREKLWGAVLEGHIDLLSSDHSPTVPQLKLLEEGDFLKAWGGVTSLQGAIAVGNHADIVVWKPEVEFDLNEDYPVFLKHPSLSAYMGRRLSGKVLETFVRGNLVFKKGKHAHAACGVPILAK, encoded by the exons ATGGAGCATTTTGTTTGGAGGGTGTTGCCTTTGCTCACAATCCTCATTTCCTTAGTAGTATTCTTCTACTTGCAGGATTCTTACAGGGCCCATTTGCATCCTCTCGTAAAG TTCCCGCGGAATAAGTGCAGCCTTCTTCCCCATCGTCATTTCTGGATAACCAGCAAACGCATTGTGACCCCACAAGGGATCATTTCTGGTTCAG TGGAGATAAATGAAGGGAAAATAATATCTGTCATCGAGGGATATAGTAAGCAGGGGAAGTCTaagcaagaaaaaataattgattatggAGATGCTGTTGTCATGCCTGGCTTGATTGATGT GCACGTACATCTTGATGAGCCAGGAAGAACTGCATGGGAAGGATTTGATACTGGTACCAGAGCTGCTTCTGCTG GTGGTGTAACAACAGTGGTTGACATGCCTCTAAACAATCACCCTACAACTGTGTCTAAGGAAACACTGAAACTTAAG CTTGAAGCTGCAGAGAATAAAATCTATGTTGATGTTG GATTTTGGGGAGGCCTAATCCCTGAAAATGCACATAATACAAGTATTCTTGAAGGTCTCCTAAGTGCCGGTGTTCTCGGTTTGAAG TCTTTTATGTGTTCTTCGGGAATTAGTGACTTTCCTTTGACTACTATTCACCATATCAAG GAGGGATTGTCTGTGTTAGCAAAATATAGAAGGCCTTTACTTGTGCATTCTGAGATTCAACAACATTCTAAAAAACATTTGGAGCTTAATGATAAAGGTGGTCCGCGTGCTTACTTGACCTATCTCCACACTAGGCCACCTTCATG GGAGGAAGCAGCCATTAAAGAACTTGTAGGTGTTACGAAGGACACAAGAAAAGGTGGTCCTTTAGAAGGAGCACATGTTCACATTGTCCACTTGTCTGATTCAAGTGCTTCCTTAGATCTGATTAAG GAAGCAAAAAGTCGTGGTGACAGCATAAGTGTTGAGACTTGTCCCCATTACTTAGCTTTCTCATCTGAAGAGATACCAAATGGAGATACTCGTTTTAAGTGTTCCCCGCCCATTCGTGATGCTTATAACAGAGAAAAATTATGGGGGGCTGTATTA GAGGGACACATTGACCTATTAAGTTCTGATCATTCACCAACTGTGCCTCAACTCAAGCTTCTGGAGGAGGGTGACTTCTTGAAGGCTTGGGGTGGTGTAACATCTTTGCag gGGGCCATTGCAGTTGGAAACCATGCAGATATTGTAGTTTGGAAACCAGAGGTGGAGTTTGACCTGAATGAAGATTATCCTGTTTTCCTTAAACATCCT AGCCTCTCTGCTTACATGGGAAGAAGGTTATCAGGAAAAGTTTTGGAGACTTTTGTTAGAGGAAACCTTGTGTTTAAGAAAGGAAAG
- the LOC114385698 gene encoding allantoinase-like isoform X1: MEHFVWRVLPLLTILISLVVFFYLQDSYRAHLHPLVKFPRNKCSLLPHRHFWITSKRIVTPQGIISGSVEINEGKIISVIEGYSKQGKSKQEKIIDYGDAVVMPGLIDVHVHLDEPGRTAWEGFDTGTRAASAGGVTTVVDMPLNNHPTTVSKETLKLKLEAAENKIYVDVGFWGGLIPENAHNTSILEGLLSAGVLGLKSFMCSSGISDFPLTTIHHIKEGLSVLAKYRRPLLVHSEIQQHSKKHLELNDKGGPRAYLTYLHTRPPSWEEAAIKELVGVTKDTRKGGPLEGAHVHIVHLSDSSASLDLIKEAKSRGDSISVETCPHYLAFSSEEIPNGDTRFKCSPPIRDAYNREKLWGAVLEGHIDLLSSDHSPTVPQLKLLEEGDFLKAWGGVTSLQFDLPVTWSYGKKHGLTLEQLSLLWSKKPATLAGLESKGAIAVGNHADIVVWKPEVEFDLNEDYPVFLKHPSLSAYMGRRLSGKVLETFVRGNLVFKKGKHAHAACGVPILAK, encoded by the exons ATGGAGCATTTTGTTTGGAGGGTGTTGCCTTTGCTCACAATCCTCATTTCCTTAGTAGTATTCTTCTACTTGCAGGATTCTTACAGGGCCCATTTGCATCCTCTCGTAAAG TTCCCGCGGAATAAGTGCAGCCTTCTTCCCCATCGTCATTTCTGGATAACCAGCAAACGCATTGTGACCCCACAAGGGATCATTTCTGGTTCAG TGGAGATAAATGAAGGGAAAATAATATCTGTCATCGAGGGATATAGTAAGCAGGGGAAGTCTaagcaagaaaaaataattgattatggAGATGCTGTTGTCATGCCTGGCTTGATTGATGT GCACGTACATCTTGATGAGCCAGGAAGAACTGCATGGGAAGGATTTGATACTGGTACCAGAGCTGCTTCTGCTG GTGGTGTAACAACAGTGGTTGACATGCCTCTAAACAATCACCCTACAACTGTGTCTAAGGAAACACTGAAACTTAAG CTTGAAGCTGCAGAGAATAAAATCTATGTTGATGTTG GATTTTGGGGAGGCCTAATCCCTGAAAATGCACATAATACAAGTATTCTTGAAGGTCTCCTAAGTGCCGGTGTTCTCGGTTTGAAG TCTTTTATGTGTTCTTCGGGAATTAGTGACTTTCCTTTGACTACTATTCACCATATCAAG GAGGGATTGTCTGTGTTAGCAAAATATAGAAGGCCTTTACTTGTGCATTCTGAGATTCAACAACATTCTAAAAAACATTTGGAGCTTAATGATAAAGGTGGTCCGCGTGCTTACTTGACCTATCTCCACACTAGGCCACCTTCATG GGAGGAAGCAGCCATTAAAGAACTTGTAGGTGTTACGAAGGACACAAGAAAAGGTGGTCCTTTAGAAGGAGCACATGTTCACATTGTCCACTTGTCTGATTCAAGTGCTTCCTTAGATCTGATTAAG GAAGCAAAAAGTCGTGGTGACAGCATAAGTGTTGAGACTTGTCCCCATTACTTAGCTTTCTCATCTGAAGAGATACCAAATGGAGATACTCGTTTTAAGTGTTCCCCGCCCATTCGTGATGCTTATAACAGAGAAAAATTATGGGGGGCTGTATTA GAGGGACACATTGACCTATTAAGTTCTGATCATTCACCAACTGTGCCTCAACTCAAGCTTCTGGAGGAGGGTGACTTCTTGAAGGCTTGGGGTGGTGTAACATCTTTGCag TTTGATCTTCCAGTGACGTGGTCTTATGGGAAGAAACATGGACTAACTCTAGAACAGTTGTCGTTATTGTGGAGCAAGAAACCTGCAACACTTGCGGGGTTAGAATCAAAA gGGGCCATTGCAGTTGGAAACCATGCAGATATTGTAGTTTGGAAACCAGAGGTGGAGTTTGACCTGAATGAAGATTATCCTGTTTTCCTTAAACATCCT AGCCTCTCTGCTTACATGGGAAGAAGGTTATCAGGAAAAGTTTTGGAGACTTTTGTTAGAGGAAACCTTGTGTTTAAGAAAGGAAAG